The genomic window CTTACTTGCTGACTTGGCACTTGGTGCCAGTAATGACCAGGTTCCACCACAACCAAACCCTGCACTTGAGAGAAAACCTGAGACACGTTTGAAGAAGTGTGACCTTAAAAAAGCTCTTACCAGAGCTGAGCAAGATTCAGTTCTTCATGCTCTGCTTAGGCAACCTACTGCTAGAAACGCACAGACTCTTGAGTCTCCCTCACCAAGACAACTTGTGGGAAACAGTGAATTAGTTGATTTGGTATCTAAAGAACATGCTTACTCATTGCCCCCATCTTCCTCTCTACTGTTGGATTTGCCAGGTACACCCTTCCAGGTATCCCCTGTAAGTGGTTCTACTGGATTTCTGCACCATCAGCAGACAGTGTATGGCGATGGATTTAGTACACTACACCCCTCTGtcagacaggaaaacagaagCGCACAAAACAGCAGGACTCCAGAATACCTCAAAAAACTCATGCTGCACAAGCAAAAGTTCAGAGACTCGCGCACCTTTGTTGACAAGGATGGATCTGTTCAAGTCACAAGAAAATGGCCAGAAAACTATGACTTTAGTCTTGACAGCAAGTTTACATGTGACTCTAAGGACAGAACTGTCATCCGGGCTTTGCATGGGTATGTACATTGTGTTTATTCCAGAAATTTAAGAAGAACTTTTTATAGCATAATATACTACTGCTGTTTTAGTGAGAACTTTGATATTTAGTTCGGATAACTTTATCATCAGTGTAGCtaatttttgtacattttcaatAGGCCTTGGGATTTCTCCATTCAAGACACTAGTGAGGAGGTGCGGCTCATCGTTCACATGTGGATAGGTTTGTTTTACAGTCGTTCAACCGCCAGATTCTTTCATGTTGACTCAAACATTACAGAGAGCAGTTCTTTGGAAATTCCAAGAGGAGTGGTATCAGGCTCTGCAAATTCTGATCCCAAGGCCAATTCATTTGATTCTTTCCAAAGTGGAGCAAACACTTCAGTCTCTTTGACCTCAAGCGCTTTGGACCTCAGTAAAAGAGACATTGCTGCGATGAACCAGGAATCTGTGATTTTGGATTTGTCACTGAGGAATTCCAATGCAGAAGACATCGCTACAGACCCACAAGTCAGCAGAAAGGAGACCTTGGTGACCAGTGGACAGAAAAAAGCGAGTGAGAGATTAGACTCTGTGACGTCGCCAAAAGAGGAACAGGCTGTGAACACCTTTCAGGTTTGGTTTTAAGATTACTTTTACATTAGAGATAAACAAGAATGTACTGAATGCTTTATGTCTTGATTTTCAAAATACCTttaggtttgtgtgtttgttatatagcaatacacacacacaaacattggcAAAATTAAAACTTATAAAACCTAAAATGTATAGTAATCTTCCAGCAGAATGCAATGTTATCGGAAGTAACAATCCCATGGGAACATTTTCACACCCTGCGTTTTATAATGGCTCCCAATGGTTGCctcgtacacacacagagtgatttTGGCAGGCGAGCACTGAACGAAATGTGGTGCGTTTCATTTGAACAACACTGCCACATGAACCATGGTCAACTCAAGTTTGGGTACTTCAATTAGAAtatgcaaacacagcacagactgccAAACCCAAAACAGGTCATGGTGTCATGAATGAGAACGTAAAACTCCTGGTAACAAAGTATGAAGACCTAATCTGGATTTCATCTGGAATTATTTAAACATCCATTTATGATACTTTCAAGAAGGCGGCATCCACCAGATGACATTAGCAAGAGGTAGGTGCTCGTTGGTTTTTGTTTAATGTTGGTTCTTGTAATGAACATTCCAGTCAGTTTTACATGAATGCAAAGTTAACCTCATATTTGTATTTCTAGGTCCAGATGATGCTGAAGCGGAGGATGACGTGTTGAAAGTGTGCCAGTGTCTTGACCAATGAGTAGTTGGATCTTATAGATGCAGTGAAGAACATAAAACATTGAAACTATTACAGGATGTTCTCACTAATAAATAAAAGGAtgagtgttgtgttttcatttgcttCTGGAGAAATGTATTAAATACTGCAGCTACAGTACTGCCTGGTTATTTCATATAACTGGTTTTTGCATTGGAGATGATGCATTTAGTCGTGATGAGCCTGAACTGCACCTGGCCAGGAGGTCCCACATTTTAGTTTTGCATTATGTGGCAGTCTATTTACAGCTCTGTTCTTGGTGGTGGAGGAATGCCATGAGCATTGTTATGCTGCTGTGAAGCTGTGTCCAAACAAGTGCAATGTAGATTTAGTTGTAGCACACCTCCCAAGGGCTTAAAGGTTTGGTAAATGGTGTCATCAATTCATACAATTGTCGATTGCGATATTTAGTCAAGCTGTCGTGGGAGGCTGCTATTTTTTAGCACACCTAAGGGAGTGGgtgacagtgatgtcacagagaaCAAGAAGAGATTAAGCTGAGGGAAAATTTCTCTGCCAGACTTGATTACTTTGGATTCATTTGATCAATTATGACCTGTTCACTATTAGACCAGGTGGAGAGCTACGTTCTCAAAAAGaaactgtataaaaacacacaagactGTCTTCTGAAAGCAGTCTTTGGAGGACTGCTTGCGCATAATCCTGATGatagataaaacatgcatttcCAGTCTGATATCAGCTTAATATTGTGAGTGTTTAGCACTACTGTGTGTGAATTGCTGGTGCATCAGTTGCAAATGTAGCTTCAAAGTATCACAGAAGGTTTTCCAAAACATTTAATCAGACAATGAGAGAAACAGTGTAGTTGGTTATGTCGGAACAAAACcacatttttacattgtttttattctgtctttTCCAGTGCTACAGAAAGTTGGTGCAGTCCGCAGAGGTTATCAGTCTGGTGAAAAATGGAATAACCACCCTTGAAAGTAACAAGGCTCCTCAAACAGATGTCTGCTTGAAGCGAAGTGATATTCAACCTTTGAAAAGTGATTGGACATTCATCCTTTCAAGAGAAGGCCCATTAAGTGCATCTGTTGAGTTAAACTCTTTCCAGACTGCATCAGCAGTTGGTCAGGTATTACATGGATGCTATACTGAGAACACAGTTTTGAAAGATGGCACAGAAACGTCCAAAACTAGAGAGGTGCTGCAAAAAGACGGAACGGATCTATCGACGCCTGTGGTGGATGAGGTCAAACACTCCAGCAAAGATGCAGATATTATGGGTCATACACATGGGTTGGATAAAACCGAATCCAAAAATCAGgaacactgtgacagaaaagaaaaccaGAGCCAAGAAGGTAGCGTAGATGTTTCTCATGTAGGTGAAGGATCAGACGATGAGAAACAGATACCAAAAGAGGAACCTATGGCAGTCTCACCATGCCAGGCTGATAATGTTAATGGAAGTGAAGATCGTTGTACAATACAAGAAGATGAAGACAGATGTAATGACAAAGACAGATGCATTTCTGCAATGGAAGTGGACAGAGGTTCGAGTCATCAGCCATTACCTATGAGCTGTGATGACCAAGACTCAGTAAAAGAGGACCGCTTTAAAGAGAGTGATCATCAGGCACCAATGGATCTGCATGCAGACTCCTCAAAGGTTTCCGGTTGTGATATCATGCTAAAGACACTGAACATAAATGGCATTGCATTGAGAGATCAAAGTACCATGCCTGACAAGCCTCCCCAGTCTCCATCAGAAATGAACTCCATCCAGGCtaatgctgcagctgaagaaaaTTCAGAAGACAAATCGACAGATGAGACAGCTGTATGTCATGAGAGTGCAAGTTTGACTCTTCCCCCGACAACGGAGAGTGTTGAAACCgaaaatcaaagcaaagaaaTGCCAGACACAAGTCCTGCTCTTAATGTTGTTCATGAAGAACAGGACACCGAATTAACTGGGGGAGAGGAAAAGACCAACAATAGCACTCCAATAGATGTGGCATTATTAGAGAAAACTAATGAGGCATTGGACAAGAGTTGCCGTGGAGTTCTGATTCCGTTTATTGGAGAGAATATTGTACAGCCACCGTCACAAGACAAGGCTGAAGAAGTTATTCAGGGACTGGAACAAAAAACATGTATCAGTAAAGCTACTGATCCTGATGCTGTCCAGCACAGTGAGGCGTGCAGTATGCCAGAAGGGTCTCACGAAATATCACTTCCTGATGCAAGTGAAACAACCCAGCTGATGCTCTCAGAAAATGAGTTTGACAACAGGTGTCCTACTCCAACTATAGATGAACAACCATATGAGTATATACCTTGTTCTACTCTTGGCCGTAGCACTTCTGTTTTTGGTGGTAGTGAAACCAGCATCAACAGTCTCAGCAGAAGTTCAACACCAGTAAAGGATGAGCTGCCTTTCGAGCAAAATCATTGTGACACACCTACAGTTGACAGTAATTCCAGCCAATACCAGGGTCTTCATGCTGATGTTGAGCTACGAACTCTCCGTGTTCTACAAAGTATAGATGAATTCCTCTCTAACTCAAACTACACTAACAAATCCACTCGAATCGAAACACATGATATGAAAGAGTCTCTTCATCAAATGTCAAAATCCAACAGCAAGTGCACTCCCACCTTCCTACCACTAAACCAGATTGCCCTAAACTTTAAGGACATCAAAAATTGCAATGAAACGCTAGCAGTGGTGACACAGGACCTGCAAACAGAATCTTCAGATCACTTTCTTATATCACCTTTTAAGAGTAAATTAGAGGAAGTACTTGGTGTTAAGTTACAACTAAAGAAAGCAGACTCAGCAGTTTCTCAACACTATTTTGAAAGAACGGACAAACCGGAAGCTTCTTCAGAGGCAGACTGTCATTTGTACAGATCGCTTCCTTCTGCTGAATGTCTGCAAGCAATTAAACCAAATATAGAGCAAGACTGGCACAAAACAGTGCCACAATCTAATTTAAATCATGAACCCCGTCCATACAGCCAGCGTCCTGTCATGGCTGTAAAACCATCAAAGAGTGAGGAAGGTCAGGCAGACCTAAACATCGAAAAGTCCCCCAAAAACAAACCGCCTCAAATggtcacacacatcacaccagCTTCAGCGCTCTTAGAGAAGGAGAATGAAATCTTAAGTGGGCATTCTGAGGATCTAAATAATGACGGGCTTGAAGACCGTGAGCTTTCTTGTCCATCACTTCACCACCAAGGGAGTGACATTTCCAAACATAACAGTCCATCCCCATCTCTGTCTATCAAAAGTTTTGAAACTGCAAAATGTTCCCCTAAACTTGTTGATGGAGACCAAGGTCAACGTTTATTTGAGAGAGTCAGGAAAGAGAATGTTGAGACGGTTAGGAAAGACTGCTCAGACCTGTCAGCTTCATTTTCAGATCACAAACATAATAGCATCAGAGATGACGGTCCCAACCAGGCACCTCAAAACTCACTGGTATGCACAGTCTACAACAGCAGTCGCAAGAGATCTTACTCTTTTCTGGAGAACCTTTCTCAGAGGTGCCTACAAGAAGACATCACTCAGTCATCTGTGGAGCAAGAGTGCCTCATCTTCTCggaacaaatgaaacaaatttTGAAACGGTTAAAGAGGGGATCTGGTCAACAACAGGACACACATGACAGTGTGACATTGTCCTGTACCAGTCCTGTGACAGTCCAGTTTTCCAGTCTGGATGAGCAGGAGGATTCACTAGATCACTTGGACATGTCACTTATTGGACAAAAATTCAAGGTAGACATGTCTGACAGAAGACACCCGGCAGACGctacaaaagaagaaaagaacatttTGAATCCCCAAGAATCATCTCAGGGAATGGAGAACCCAATGGAACATGCTGGGGTCTCTGGAGTGACAGCAGAGTGTGCCAGTATGTACGAAGCAGCAATGGACGATGTTTGTGCCGTCAGAAAACTCCCATCTCAACCAAAAGGCTTCAGGATTCCAAATACTGAACTAAGTAACCATTTTGACTTCTGTGATCAAATGAAGAGAGAAATGGACGAGGCCTTTCTGAGCAATCTGAATTCAGTTGTGAAGAAATCCTGTAAAACAAAGTACAGATTCTACGTGTTGGCCACAACagatgatgttttctttgaagAAACAAAGGTGAGATCTATATTTccaataaacattttttagtCCTGTCCCCAAAATATGCTCAAAATATACCCTATGTGTTTTAATCCCTACATTACAGTGCTGGCCTGAGGTGAACATGTTGGCTTAAAGGTTGACAAACCTTGCATGGTTACGAAAATAACATAAGTTACTGTAGCCTACTAGAAAAGTCATTGAATGCCATCTTCATCTCCCTCCTGTGCACTAAAAGCACCGAAGTCGTGCCCTGGAGGCCATTAGCCCGTAATAAATCATTGTTTAGGCCACAGGCTTCAAAGCGTGTGAAAAAAGTAGCAGCTCATAGTCCAGAAATTATGATATAGAAGCGATGTGAGACTCTCTCATTGAAAATTGACACTTAAGGGTTGCTGATTTTTTTCCACTCACAGGCACAGTTGGAAGCAGAGGGCCACACCTCTGTACAGCCCCCTGAATTCTTCCTTGGTGAGGATAGCTCTTCATCTTTACTCATTATCCTCAGGAACGAAGACATTGCAGAGCACATTTGTGAGGTAAGGGATCAGCTGGGGAAAAAGATGACATAGCTTTGGTATGGAAAAAGTAACTATTATTTAATGACTCCACTCTGCTGTTTAGATCCCACATCTGCTTAAGCTGAAGAAGTCGCCGAGTGTGCAGTTTGCTGGAATAGATCAACCGAATGATGTTGTGAACCTCACTCATCAGGAGCTCTTTATAAGGGGCGGTTTCATAATGTTTGATAGAGCGGCCCTGGAGACACTCAGCCTTTGTATGTTCAAATCTAACTGTTTACCATCTCGTGATTTGATTGGTGTTTTGAGATATGACCAGTTTAACTTAGCGATATGTGTACATTTGTAGGCAACATGAAAAAAGTGTTTGACATCTTGCGAGAGCTGAACAGAAGTGGGAAGTGGAAATGGATGTTGCACTACAGAGACAGTCGGCGGCTAAAGGAAAATGCAAGGTATGGGTCAACTAGGCCTAAGGCAAAAGTTTAATTTTGTAACCACATAGAGGAACCGAAAGTGCAAGTTGCTCACACACACGGAACGATCACTTCCTGTTAAAATATTTTACCTGTATGCACCTTAAGGTTTAATGAAGAGGCCaaggagaagaagcagcttcTTTACTGGGGTCAGGATGCAGGAATACTGGGAGTGCTGCCTTACCATGAGTGTGACCAGATGTCCAGACCACAGCCTGACTATCTGACATGTTTGGCCCGCTTGCAGATCCAGAATATATCATCTCGTTACCCTGTTTTTATAACTGGTAAGATATTAGTTACTAGTTCCTGCACTCTGTCCTGAGTTAACCTGTGAATATATTTGCTTTTGTGAAGTGCAATAggtttaatgtctttttttatttcttgtttcTATAGATGTGACAACAGACAGTGCCTTTGAGAAGAATGGGATTTTCACATTGACTTTGAACTCTTTCCTGACAGAGTCTCCAAGTGAAATATTCACAGTCTAAACAAGCCACGTAACTCGGAGCGGTGCTAtttttatgcacacacattatataaaaacaatcatctgtcattattatttaaatcaTACTAATTATTgtagtattattattgtttcatATCACTTCACCAGTTCAACGGTTCTGCTCTTTTGTATGCAGCGATAGTCATTTTATTTCGATGGTTTGACAGTTTTTGGTCATGCTATAAATTTTCATTCAGTTAATGGATAAAGTGACAATAATGCTAAAATGCCAGCAGCTGTGCTGTATGAATACATTTTTGCATtgtagtgtgtttttattgtaaatgtatTGTTAATCTGTCAGAAGGTGATTTTGACATTTGCAACACAATCAGCATTGcgtttgtttgatgtttgaattGATTCATTTTTAGTTAGACGCGTTCACAGACTGTACGAGACCGTTCGGCTTGAAGCATTACAACAAAGCTACATCAGGCTGTGCTATGTCATATATTTAAATTGTTCTATCATACAGTTGAACATCATTAAGAAATGTCTTATTCTTTATTTGTTATGACTGAACATAAAAAGCTTTTTTGATCTGCTTTAAAGAATCATAAAGAATATGCACTTATGGTTCTGACTGTTCACATCTCACTACTCACACATACTGTGCACAGGTAAAGGACGAAGTGGATGCATACAATgagcattattttatattagaGAACTCATTGAAATGCTGGGCCTTATTAGGACTGTTATTCAGGAATAATAAAAGTTTAAGAAAAAGCACTTCTGTAGTTTTAGATCTATCATCAAAGAGTCAGTGTGACACTAAACTTGCTGTAGGACTTAAAAAATTGACgaaatttaatttattatagtggtaaaataacagtaaatgtGGCATGACAAATGTACAAGCTTGTCGTGTATGAAGATAACATAAAAACGAATGCATCCAATGACCATTAAGCCTGGACAGTAACCATaggaacaaacacaacaaaacttttctttttgttattataAAGATTTCTATTTTTTGCATGTGTCAACAACGGGCAAGAGAGGGTTAATGAATACCTTCTGTGGCAGGTGCAATAACTGATGGCCTCGCTGAACACTTCTGAGACAAAGATAATGGTGGATTTCAGATGTCAACGCCTCCTTTTCAGTCAGTCAACAGCTAGTGTGTTAACCTACAAATGTCTATATACATCTTAATGACAAATGAGTAGGGCTGGTCCCCAAAGGCTGCACGTGTTTGATCAGCCAGTGGTGGCAAGTGGCAAGGACACTAATCTGCCTAATACATACtaagaataataaataaataaataatgtttctTAGGAATCGTTTTCATAGAACCAGCAATGttgccatttttattttatttttttttacctttagcCAAATTATGTTTAATACTGTGCTCATTTAAATGAATGCTGTTTTTTACATTGTACTGTTTTATCAtaaataactagaaaagggcatttcctgaagaaaatgcaagtttgattgctgcagctgaagcattgctctgaatgctgatgtgaaggattgctctgaattgctggagaatctgagCAAtccagagctttgtatgcctctgtgtgtcagccatggtaacagcagaggagaccccAAATAAAttactccaactttgagagcctggcgtgcggaaacgatttggaattagaaaattctgaatacaagtttgatagagcagcatctaatgagcgttttaagactaagatggagtctgtagcttgaactttgtaggaggagatacatttggcagatgaccctcgttgaagggctctctcatagactcccatgttaaaaatgacaccgaaattgcctaatatttgaaaaactatatatatattttttttaaatgaagttgacccggaatgtcctctgtgagatgaacattttgatagttgaatggctgaaatcggtcaatgtcaaaaagaagaaaaagggtgaaggacaagagtttggttgcctagcaacggcaatcaaacgaataaataaatacaacatgaGTTTACCTAAACTGATGTGTTTGTCACTCAGAACCATTACGTTGATGTTTTTGTAATAATCCAGCACCACCCAGTGTGGGAGGTTAAAAAGTGCAGGCTAACgttgtgtttaaaaaatgtatctTAGTTTGTAAAAAACCAGAATAAGTTTCTTGAATTTGCTCGATATACATACAACTGAAATTAAGAATATATTGCAAGTAAGATCACTCGCCATAAACAAA from Parambassis ranga chromosome 19, fParRan2.1, whole genome shotgun sequence includes these protein-coding regions:
- the tasor2 gene encoding uncharacterized protein tasor2 isoform X1, translating into MESGNGGASSKGVLIPVLDASDDFQTCILAPLQSAYLYEESKQFFKYKSAVLVKNPTLEEKYNTFRANRRQAGYTEEDLNECFGFLLFDDVDKAHALGETGVLTGNGTCTTLGDPSKGVYISMYSDCLDQNHWYNGKTGYIAIIRLTKGKVKRVSENYTQNFMTPSDGFDCHVSEQLPSVSAKTSSFLAFERTQYYVYELLDDGSNKTAQCPSATCPFGIVSFSYTDTKATPVIPQEKSEVKETVCHYLPWSGELQLGSQIYSVGLRSMTTALIPAKLPPVLKCNQAISMVDLQKVLPRTVFEACITGEVFLDSLYCSLYELVSTEVEKNSSFNLLLCAIKEKDLALTIPLNDGGFLILLHTSHFLTYDDAGSSAAEVLQVLFVFPSSRVIVRDTKCGRKNPAISSEILRFLPVLSYAEGEEAKTPFDPNKELCEVLTQHMQNYAVLINPGLALSPSREVSIFPDQYDVPDAYKHLYSSPEWTNNEWQSLKSYLSKPASFQLPLSKASEIMSAGREEQREEFDDDVYICLSSPEAPANAVNVELEDQLPEQSSPVHVATSVDSGISAETRDNSIAVPQNFVMNDLQAGDASKDAQKCCDLTEQNNSGDKVEENLLTPTSDDLPAELIVSITSAEHSVTDETLSAVSPVATAKYNEFQLSDFSTRAKLQAAEVTSLSHDTDRTKKVLDHPEVTSLTKQQKKLRRGPFKGRKKAPGLKTVTAPVETDGQKETDGSLDNLHLRKPAGIHSRKLQKHKRILGRLSSKTRNLRSAAVGLVEPGGRKSDKSLESTILKELEAYPLRRKTERWDLKPVISECGRILVPHGSVDIVNKIQSLKDKLQSTKDEQCPDKMLFDAPVSPHVPVKMDQNSTTAPEMVVDKVEGTVSKDGESHLQNNIVSDTDKGSFSVPLSPETNQHSSKKDSGTDNPPSQAIEESSGKSQTHYEFLLGKLKSVLLKGKRKTECLLKEETANTSQNTEPCLKKGKVDTEELNCNTAATKDTCIGVKEISNKLSVDPLFAYALGLTPKETSVKVQKTVDAQQRKDLTKTPEQTISDQTEIIQKPPSIFPRGCRIKTLKKHQGISAEFIKQKWWLHFQTPTCIASEKHKDCTRDNSVRKTVKEKMNSACSSTDALNLLADLALGASNDQVPPQPNPALERKPETRLKKCDLKKALTRAEQDSVLHALLRQPTARNAQTLESPSPRQLVGNSELVDLVSKEHAYSLPPSSSLLLDLPGTPFQVSPVSGSTGFLHHQQTVYGDGFSTLHPSVRQENRSAQNSRTPEYLKKLMLHKQKFRDSRTFVDKDGSVQVTRKWPENYDFSLDSKFTCDSKDRTVIRALHGPWDFSIQDTSEEVRLIVHMWIGLFYSRSTARFFHVDSNITESSSLEIPRGVVSGSANSDPKANSFDSFQSGANTSVSLTSSALDLSKRDIAAMNQESVILDLSLRNSNAEDIATDPQVSRKETLVTSGQKKASERLDSVTSPKEEQAVNTFQCYRKLVQSAEVISLVKNGITTLESNKAPQTDVCLKRSDIQPLKSDWTFILSREGPLSASVELNSFQTASAVGQVLHGCYTENTVLKDGTETSKTREVLQKDGTDLSTPVVDEVKHSSKDADIMGHTHGLDKTESKNQEHCDRKENQSQEGSVDVSHVGEGSDDEKQIPKEEPMAVSPCQADNVNGSEDRCTIQEDEDRCNDKDRCISAMEVDRGSSHQPLPMSCDDQDSVKEDRFKESDHQAPMDLHADSSKVSGCDIMLKTLNINGIALRDQSTMPDKPPQSPSEMNSIQANAAAEENSEDKSTDETAVCHESASLTLPPTTESVETENQSKEMPDTSPALNVVHEEQDTELTGGEEKTNNSTPIDVALLEKTNEALDKSCRGVLIPFIGENIVQPPSQDKAEEVIQGLEQKTCISKATDPDAVQHSEACSMPEGSHEISLPDASETTQLMLSENEFDNRCPTPTIDEQPYEYIPCSTLGRSTSVFGGSETSINSLSRSSTPVKDELPFEQNHCDTPTVDSNSSQYQGLHADVELRTLRVLQSIDEFLSNSNYTNKSTRIETHDMKESLHQMSKSNSKCTPTFLPLNQIALNFKDIKNCNETLAVVTQDLQTESSDHFLISPFKSKLEEVLGVKLQLKKADSAVSQHYFERTDKPEASSEADCHLYRSLPSAECLQAIKPNIEQDWHKTVPQSNLNHEPRPYSQRPVMAVKPSKSEEGQADLNIEKSPKNKPPQMVTHITPASALLEKENEILSGHSEDLNNDGLEDRELSCPSLHHQGSDISKHNSPSPSLSIKSFETAKCSPKLVDGDQGQRLFERVRKENVETVRKDCSDLSASFSDHKHNSIRDDGPNQAPQNSLVCTVYNSSRKRSYSFLENLSQRCLQEDITQSSVEQECLIFSEQMKQILKRLKRGSGQQQDTHDSVTLSCTSPVTVQFSSLDEQEDSLDHLDMSLIGQKFKVDMSDRRHPADATKEEKNILNPQESSQGMENPMEHAGVSGVTAECASMYEAAMDDVCAVRKLPSQPKGFRIPNTELSNHFDFCDQMKREMDEAFLSNLNSVVKKSCKTKYRFYVLATTDDVFFEETKAQLEAEGHTSVQPPEFFLGEDSSSSLLIILRNEDIAEHICEIPHLLKLKKSPSVQFAGIDQPNDVVNLTHQELFIRGGFIMFDRAALETLSLCNMKKVFDILRELNRSGKWKWMLHYRDSRRLKENARFNEEAKEKKQLLYWGQDAGILGVLPYHECDQMSRPQPDYLTCLARLQIQNISSRYPVFITDVTTDSAFEKNGIFTLTLNSFLTESPSEIFTV
- the tasor2 gene encoding uncharacterized protein tasor2 isoform X2, producing MESGNGGASSKGVLIPVLDASDDFQTCILAPLQSAYLYEESKQFFKYKSAVLVKNPTLEEKYNTFRANRRQAGYTEEDLNECFGFLLFDDVDKAHALGETGVLTGNGTCTTLGDPSKGVYISMYSDCLDQNHWYNGKTGYIAIIRLTKGKVKRVSENYTQNFMTPSDGFDCHVSEQLPSVSAKTSSFLAFERTQYYVYELLDDGSNKTAQCPSATCPFGIVSFSYTDTKATPVIPQEKSEVKETVCHYLPWSGELQLGSQIYSVGLRSMTTALIPAKLPPVLKCNQAISMVDLQKVLPRTVFEACITGEVFLDSLYCSLYELVSTEVEKNSSFNLLLCAIKEKDLALTIPLNDGGFLILLHTSHFLTYDDAGSSAAEVLQVLFVFPSSRVIVRDTKCGRKNPAISSEILRFLPVLSYAEGEEAKTPFDPNKELCEVLTQHMQNYAVLINPGLALSPSREVSIFPDQYDVPDAYKHLYSSPEWTNNEWQSLKSYLSKPASFQLPLSKASEIMSAGREEQREEFDDDVYICLSSPEAPANAVNVELEDQLPEQSSPVHVATSVDSGISAETRDNSIAVPQNFVMNDLQAGDASKDAQKCCDLTEQNNSGDKVEENLLTPTSDDLPAELIVSITSAEHSVTDETLSAVSPVATAKYNEFQLSDFSTRAKLQAAEVTSLSHDTDRTKKVLDHPEVTSLTKQQKKLRRGPFKGRKKAPGLKTVTAPVETDGQKETDGSLDNLHLRKPAGIHSRKLQKHKRILGRLSSKTRNLRSAAVGLVEPGGRKSDKSLESTILKELEAYPLRRKTERWDLKPVISECGRILVPHGSVDIVNKIQSLKDKLQSTKDEQCPDKMLFDAPVSPHVPVKMDQNSTTAPEMVVDKVEGTVSKDGESHLQNNIVSDTDKGSFSVPLSPETNQHSSKKDSGTDNPPSQAIEESSGKSQTHYEFLLGKLKSVLLKGKRKTECLLKEETANTSQNTEPCLKKGKVDTEELNCNTAATKDTCIGVKEISNKLSVDPLFAYALGLTPKETSVKVQKTVDAQQRKDLTKTPEQTISDQTEIIQKPPSIFPRGCRIKTLKKHQGISAEFIKQKCTPFQVSPVSGSTGFLHHQQTVYGDGFSTLHPSVRQENRSAQNSRTPEYLKKLMLHKQKFRDSRTFVDKDGSVQVTRKWPENYDFSLDSKFTCDSKDRTVIRALHGPWDFSIQDTSEEVRLIVHMWIGLFYSRSTARFFHVDSNITESSSLEIPRGVVSGSANSDPKANSFDSFQSGANTSVSLTSSALDLSKRDIAAMNQESVILDLSLRNSNAEDIATDPQVSRKETLVTSGQKKASERLDSVTSPKEEQAVNTFQCYRKLVQSAEVISLVKNGITTLESNKAPQTDVCLKRSDIQPLKSDWTFILSREGPLSASVELNSFQTASAVGQVLHGCYTENTVLKDGTETSKTREVLQKDGTDLSTPVVDEVKHSSKDADIMGHTHGLDKTESKNQEHCDRKENQSQEGSVDVSHVGEGSDDEKQIPKEEPMAVSPCQADNVNGSEDRCTIQEDEDRCNDKDRCISAMEVDRGSSHQPLPMSCDDQDSVKEDRFKESDHQAPMDLHADSSKVSGCDIMLKTLNINGIALRDQSTMPDKPPQSPSEMNSIQANAAAEENSEDKSTDETAVCHESASLTLPPTTESVETENQSKEMPDTSPALNVVHEEQDTELTGGEEKTNNSTPIDVALLEKTNEALDKSCRGVLIPFIGENIVQPPSQDKAEEVIQGLEQKTCISKATDPDAVQHSEACSMPEGSHEISLPDASETTQLMLSENEFDNRCPTPTIDEQPYEYIPCSTLGRSTSVFGGSETSINSLSRSSTPVKDELPFEQNHCDTPTVDSNSSQYQGLHADVELRTLRVLQSIDEFLSNSNYTNKSTRIETHDMKESLHQMSKSNSKCTPTFLPLNQIALNFKDIKNCNETLAVVTQDLQTESSDHFLISPFKSKLEEVLGVKLQLKKADSAVSQHYFERTDKPEASSEADCHLYRSLPSAECLQAIKPNIEQDWHKTVPQSNLNHEPRPYSQRPVMAVKPSKSEEGQADLNIEKSPKNKPPQMVTHITPASALLEKENEILSGHSEDLNNDGLEDRELSCPSLHHQGSDISKHNSPSPSLSIKSFETAKCSPKLVDGDQGQRLFERVRKENVETVRKDCSDLSASFSDHKHNSIRDDGPNQAPQNSLVCTVYNSSRKRSYSFLENLSQRCLQEDITQSSVEQECLIFSEQMKQILKRLKRGSGQQQDTHDSVTLSCTSPVTVQFSSLDEQEDSLDHLDMSLIGQKFKVDMSDRRHPADATKEEKNILNPQESSQGMENPMEHAGVSGVTAECASMYEAAMDDVCAVRKLPSQPKGFRIPNTELSNHFDFCDQMKREMDEAFLSNLNSVVKKSCKTKYRFYVLATTDDVFFEETKAQLEAEGHTSVQPPEFFLGEDSSSSLLIILRNEDIAEHICEIPHLLKLKKSPSVQFAGIDQPNDVVNLTHQELFIRGGFIMFDRAALETLSLCNMKKVFDILRELNRSGKWKWMLHYRDSRRLKENARFNEEAKEKKQLLYWGQDAGILGVLPYHECDQMSRPQPDYLTCLARLQIQNISSRYPVFITDVTTDSAFEKNGIFTLTLNSFLTESPSEIFTV